A stretch of DNA from Manihot esculenta cultivar AM560-2 chromosome 7, M.esculenta_v8, whole genome shotgun sequence:
agataatttagtttaatttttaatattcttaaattataaaaatatatttataaatttttataatatttaaagattaatttataaaaatataagaatttttttataattaattgtaatattaaaaagttcaattcacataaaatatgaaacttatttttaaatattataattatttagagattaatttataagaCTAAACGATTTATTCTAaaatatacttaaaaatttaattctaaatataatgatttagaatcaattttaagattttatctttaaataattataaaatataaggatgaatttaaaaattataaaaaatttattttaaaattaataaaatctcatgattatattattttagattaaaaatatatactaaagaatattttaattattttaagtgatagagattaatttataatttttttaaaatgttaatgattaaattattttttttataaaggtGGTGAAAATTATAAGAGTTAATGTATTATTTTTCAGTCTCTTTAATTAGATTGTGAACTCagtttaatttcatttaattttcaatctTAGACTCCAAAAATTACTTGGTTTTTGTACTTCCAAGTACTTTCTAGGGATTTCAAAACCGACCCGTACACAAGGTAACGAGAGGCTGTAGTCCACATTGTATGGGTTGGCCCAAAACCCGAATAAGAGAAATGGAAAGTGAAAGCGTGCCTCTGAATCTGACAGTTGCTTTCGGAAACTAAGAAGGATTTCGACATCTACACTCTCGGAATCTCAGATTTGGTTCTTGTTCATCGCTCCCAGTGGTTTCCGTTACAGAAACGCTTCTGCGATTCAAGTAGCagcagttttgcaggtttattGTAGTCGAGCGCCGTAATATTTCAACTTTGTCTTTAACTCTTTAGTTTCTTTAATTTAGCATCGTTAATCATTTATCTTTCCGAAACATAAATCTGATTTTTGAATCCTCCATTCTCTCTGCTTTTCTTATCTGTTTGTCAAATTTTTAGCTCAGAAACCTTAAAAATCTGCAATGGGTATCTTTCATTTGAATGATCTATGCATAtgtctgcttttttttttttctaattaattttgtCATTTTCCTCGGATTTTggatataattttatcattaggTATTGTGCTTTCCTGAAAAGCAAACTTGATTGCTTGCTGATGTGCTTTTTCTTTCCAGTTTACTGGAAACGGGTCATTAATACTAGCttcaatttgatctttctattgaAGATCTGTTGATAATGTAGCTTAATTATGAGACAGTTTGGATAATGACTTTTTTCTTTTGTGGcttgttttaaatttaaaaaaaaaaaagagaaaatattaCTAACAAAATATAGGGCAATACAACAGAACAATCCATATTAATGAGCGAGTTCTTCATCCTGCAGTGAACATGGGTTTGTGGACTTTACTGGAGGGCACTCTTCTTCTTGCAAATGGCCTAGCAATTTTAAATGAAGACCGGTTCCTTGCACCCAGAGGTTGGAGCTTCTCAGAGTTCTCAGTAGGTGGAACAAAGTCTTTCAAAGGGCAACTTATGGGGCTTATTTATGCAACCCAGTACATGAGAGTTCCTCTTATTATACTGAATGCCATTTGCATTGTTGTAAAGCTAGTGTCTGGATGATGCCAACTAAGGTAATCTATGATTTTTAtgcttataattatttatatctgCTTAATGGTTGCTCAGGCTTTGTGCGGATGGATTTTATGTCAAATGTTAGTGGAACATGGAGAGGATAAACCTTCCAAATTTGGTGGGAATGGTCTATAAAACATAACATGTTAATCAAAGACAGAAACTGAATTCTTTAATCAGCTTGCTGTCCTTTGGAAAGGATAGTACACTAGACGAAAGGATAGCTGCTAGTTTGTGTTAACTGTACAATGCCATTTTGCTGCataaacaattaaatatataactaGAATTTGGGAGTGGATCTGGAGGCCTTTATAACTAGCAGACTTTTTGTCACGATTATATAGGCCTGTCTTCTAGATGTGGTCTCATGTGGCATAAGCATTCAACTGTGATATCACAAATGACACAAAGATAACATCTTTTcccctcttcctcttttctCCATGAGCCCCCATGTGGAGAATCTAAAGCAAGGGTGTTATACCTTCTTAGTCAGCCGCAAGGATGGTTTTTCATTGAAATATGAGGATTTGCAAGTACAAATCGCACTTGAAAAACCTATTTTATAAAACTTAGGTAGGAAGGGAACTATGCATCACTGCCGCTTGGATACAGAGGCAGAACTTGGCAACTAAAGAAATGTATAACATCAATGAGCATGACAAACTTACCAAGTGGTGATTGAATGCTATGTCTGTGCTCCTTCATTCCCAGATACATGTGATGAACTAGTTCATGGATTTCGTTTCCTCATCCTGTGTTGGCTAATCTTGAATTGCCTTTGCTTCCAT
This window harbors:
- the LOC110619623 gene encoding immediate early response 3-interacting protein 1, producing MGLWTLLEGTLLLANGLAILNEDRFLAPRGWSFSEFSVGGTKSFKGQLMGLIYATQYMRVPLIILNAICIVVKLVSG